The segment AAAATAGAATTGCAGCAGTACTTAAATCTGGTTCTTTATAAATTAAAAAAAAGCATATTAAAGGAAAAATGATTATAGGTTCAAATTTTTTAAAAAATTGAATTGGTTTAGACTGTTCTATCCAACTCTTATTTTTTGCAAGAAAATGTGATAGATAAAATATTAACATTAGTCTAACAAATGTGCTTGGTTGAAATCTAATTGGACCTATATGAAGCCATCTAATTGAGTAATTTATACAAACTCCTAAACCGGGCAAAAAAACTGCAAACAGTAATAGTAATCCTAAAATTATAAGAGGGAAGGCAAACTTTCTCAGTTTTTCCAAATCTATGAAGAAAAATATGAAAAAGAAAATGATAGATACCGCTGTCCATATTAATTGCTTTAAAAAATCATAATTATTGAAACGAAATGAACTGATATTACCTATCAGTATAAGTCCAAGTAAAACCAGAACAATACAGATATAAATAATAGAATCTTCAATTATCTTTGTGGCGATTTTCATTTTATCTTTGTAAATTAAGAACTATCTCTTTAAATTTTCTTCCGCGCTCCTCAAAATTTTTAAACATATCATAACTTGCACAACCTGGTGATAGAAGAACATAATCTCCTTTATTAGCAATTTCAAAAGCCTTTTTAGTAGCATCTCTTAAATTCTTAACAATATGTATTTTTACAACATTTGAAAAGATTTTATATAAAATGTCTTTTGTCTGACCAAACACTACAAGATTTCTTACATTTTCTTTTATGTATAATCTCAAAGGAGAAAAATCTTCATTCTTACTTGAACCGCCCATAATCAAATTTATTGGAGCATTCAAGGCTTGGAGAGCAGTCTTTACAGAAGCACCATTTGTTGCTTTTGAATCATTTATAAAATTAATCCCCTTTATTGATGCAACAGGCTCTAAACGATGTTCCAGTCCAGAAAAAGTTAAAATCCCGTCTGAAATCTCATTTGAATTTAACCCACAGTGATGGCAGGCAATAGCTGATGTAAAAATATTGCTTACATTATGTAATCCTATAATAGGCAAATCTTCAAAACTAATCCTAATTTTAGGTTGATTCGGGTATTGAATTATAAACTGATTATTTTCTACCAAAATATTTTGATTAATCGGTTTATTAAGACTAAAAAATTCCTTCTGAATCTCAAAATCATTTGCAATATTTTTACAAATAGAATCGTCATAATTTAGAATAGTAAGTTCATTTTCAGTTTGATTTGATAGAATTTTTGATTTAGATTTAACATAATTATTGA is part of the Candidatus Cloacimonadota bacterium genome and harbors:
- the murD gene encoding UDP-N-acetylmuramoyl-L-alanine--D-glutamate ligase produces the protein MNFKDKRVAILGMACSGISAAIKLKKLGAIPFLSEIKPQNESVTAFTGIDTQFLKDYEFESGGHTAKVLNSDLIIISPGVQTNISILKKAAKKGIPVWSEIELGYQIVKDFNCKIIAVTGSNGKSTTATLIYHILKKAGKNAILGGNIGHAFTSFQIEKDIYDFIVLEISSFQLDTIFEFKPDISIILNVTPDHLDRYKNFNNYVKSKSKILSNQTENELTILNYDDSICKNIANDFEIQKEFFSLNKPINQNILVENNQFIIQYPNQPKIRISFEDLPIIGLHNVSNIFTSAIACHHCGLNSNEISDGILTFSGLEHRLEPVASIKGINFINDSKATNGASVKTALQALNAPINLIMGGSSKNEDFSPLRLYIKENVRNLVVFGQTKDILYKIFSNVVKIHIVKNLRDATKKAFEIANKGDYVLLSPGCASYDMFKNFEERGRKFKEIVLNLQR